A segment of the Triticum urartu cultivar G1812 chromosome 1, Tu2.1, whole genome shotgun sequence genome:
AATTTTGAAGTTCACCGATGGTTATGCATCGAATATAAGTAAGGGAGTCAATATTCAACGGGCAAAGTGACCGGCCTGAAGAGTCATGACTACCATGTATGGATTGAGCGGATAATGCCGGTGATGGTTCGAGGCTATGTCCCCGAGCATGTCTGGCGAGTGCTTGCCGAGCTTAGCCATTTCTTCCGCACGCTCTGTGCTAAAGAAGTAAGTAAAGAGGTTATTGAAAAATTGCATAAGAAGGCACCGGAGTTGATAGTCaagctagagaagatctttccgccaggcttctttactccgatgacacatctcattctgcacctcgcgaacgaggtattgttggggggccctgtgcaaaatcgctggcagtacggccctgagaggcagaacaagcatctccgatggaaatgtggaaacaaagctaagattgaagcttccATAGCTGAGGCAGTTATCCTAGAGGAGGTGTCAGACCTCAGGACATCATACTATCCAGACCACATTCCCCATCTGCATAACAAGGTGCCTCGATACAATATAGAAGAGCCCAAGTATCAACCCAGTCTCGATCTATTCAACGCGCAAGGTGGGAGGGCTGGGGCCTCGAAATCTTATAACATGCCACGACAAGAGTGGGAGGACCTCATGTTCTCTAtcttgcacaacatcaaggaaGTTGAGGAAGTGTGGATGAGGTAATACCACTACACCATTCCTTTATGTCTTCCACATCATCATGTTTCATGTTCACTTAGTCCCGGTCTAACACCGCTTATCTTTTTTTAGTGATTTCATTCAAGAGGAATGGACGGGAGTGAATCATCCTACTGAGGCGGAGGCACTTACTCTTCTCCGTCATGGAAACCCTGGACGTAAAAATTTTGTTGCTTGGTTCATGGACAAAGTAATTTTCCACACTCCCCTATTAAATACCTACTTCAACATTTATTAGTTAACCGAACTAATGCACGCAACAATTTCCATTATACTTGTAGGGAAAAGATCCGAACATATCTATGGATGATGAATTGAGATGGGTTTCCATGGGTTTTGACCCTGCCGTCATGACATGTAAAAAGTATGATGTGAATGGGTATCGCTTCCATACAGAGGAGCACCAAAACAGCCGCCCTGATCCCAAAACTATAAATACTGGAGTGTACACCCCCGGTCAAAATTCAGTAGACTACTACGGAAGGGTACAAAATATATACGAGGTTAAATTCCGCCAGGGTCGTGAGACCCTAAGTCTGCCTGTGTTCAAATGCCGATGGTTCGATCCACGGGAGGGGGTAAAACATACGCCTTCCATTGGTTTGGTCGAAGTTAAACCATCAACCGTCTATGCCGGAGCCGATCTCTTCATTGCGGCTACCCAAGCTACACAAGTATATTATCTGCCTTACCCATGCCAGAAAGTGTATCTAAAGGGTTGGGAAGTTGTGTTCAAGGTGTCGCCACATGGTAAGCTACCAGACCCGAATGAAGACGATTACTACAACATTAACCCCATGACATACGAGGGAGTGTTCTATCAAGAGCaacctgatgatgatgatgatgtggttagaaacgatgacgctagaccattgggtgatgatgatgtggaccCAAACGTCTACGATGCACGGAATGATGGTGAGACCATTGTCAATGAAAATGACATACTTATGCTAGAAAAGTTAAACGAAGACGCTGACGACGAGGAAGAGCCTCCACCTCCGTCGGACAACGAAGATGATATGattgatagtgatgatgagacggcccgagaaagaggttacaacagtgatgattcatatgggttctagcagatgtacgtttcaagtatttttttctatagtttaggaatatgcatttttatgcattttattaatgtgtttattatcatgccttttccttcatttcattaatttactaattgctttttctcttttcaatgcaggttcgtggaacatggacaaggggaaggccgacgacgtgggtttcctacgcaaggttgtcggcctgcctagtcggagtggtcgagcacgtaatcctcccccttggctacttgacgatgactcctcacagggaggtcgagggagaggtgcccctagaggaggagggggcggggggagagcctctagaggacgaggtgctggggggagagccactacagggggtcgcggccagaaagagcgcaccctcaccgacttaggggtgttgtcttcgaggccctcctctagtgaggtaccctcctctagtgaggtacactctagggaggaggaggaggaggaggaggaggtggtggtggtggaggaggaggaggtggaggaggaggcaggcgaggaggaggaggaggaggttggggaggaggttggggagggggaggcaggcgaggaggagggtggtggcggggatgatggtggtgacgggaagggggttgacacgaaggggtggctgcgtggcaacgcaaagctaccaaagcaggttcctgctactgaggagcagaagtggctcattgagcccacgggaaaagagtaagtggttcattatgttgcttgtcacatgcttattccggttgttatttatttttcttgtcacatgctaatagttcattcttttgcagcaactggatatattctaaaggggtccgtattcccaacggcctcatcaccgtcttgctgaagttatattggccggggttgtactgtcctgatccagtcaggcagccggaccgtcgggttttggccacgagctggGACCATTGGGAAGCGGCCCGCCACGCGAACCATGAGACCCATGCCAAGGCCGTGATCACTACTTTCTGGGTGAGTTCTCTTCAGAAGCACAAGTCCATTCTAGTTTCATGAATGATTTAACTCATGGCTTCTCCCATTCTTGTTTCATGCATGATTTTAGAAATTCTATCGAGTTCTTCCGGAGCACAGGGCTAGAGCAGACCAGATCGTGCTGCGCCAATGCAAGAAGAAGGCCCGCCAGATGCAGTACGAGGTGCGCTATGTGGCCATCTCCACATACTACCACGACTATCTTGGTGTGAAGATGACCAAGGAAGAAGCGCGGAGGATGAGCATTACCTTGGAGAGGCCCGAGTTCTTGGCGGTAAGTATAAAAGATTTTTCATTATGATTTCATATATTATGCTTTCATTATGCTTTCATTACCTTGTGGTACATTATGCTTTATgcttccataacaccaatttggacacacctacatgccattatgcttttattatgtaggtgtgtccaaattggtgttatggaaaagacgagtcctgggcggcattggtggatctttggtgtgatgaggctggagcctgggcggctatgagaaccaaaaataaggctaaccgagggacggagggagtacatgctcagggaaaccgaaaccactatctccacaaggcagttaatgtatgactagccccattaaacattcttcttatatttaccatcactttcttatgtatgactaacctctgtttggtggtgtaggaggagaaactgaagcggccactctcacacatgcaggcgtgggagatcgcccatacgcggaaggaccccaagcctggcgagcccaagtactacggcaagaagaccgcagggaggaagaaggcctACTCCGAAGCGTATCTGAAGTTACATCCTGACACACCTGACCCCTTGTGGCGCCTCTGGACGACATGGCGGTGGTGAGGATGGGGCCCAAGGAGCACGGTCGGGAGGCGGTTCTCGATGCTGTGATCACTCCTAGTATCTCCTACACACAGCTTCGTCGGATCGACCCGAGCCTGAGCCAGTGCACGAGCCAGCCAGTGACTAGTACACAGTCCCTCTTTCAGGAGCAACTATTTATAAGTATTTTCCCTCTTATCTTCATTTCTCACTTCATTTTCCGCATTTAGTAGTCTTATGAGTTCCATCATGTCATACCATAGGCCTACATGGAGTACACACGCCAGGAGACCATGGCGTGGCATCAGAGGCTTTATGAACACCAAGTGCAGAGGGATAGCCAGATGCAGCAGGCTTTTCAGGATATGGCGGCCGGCAGGTGTCCTCAGTTCCCTCCAGCACAATGCCCTCCAGCACAACCAGTGCTGATGAGCTTTGAGGAGTTTGTGGCACAGAACGCTGGCCCCTCGCCGGTTAGTTCATCCCCAATCTATTCACCCAAAGCATGTCATGCCTTTCAACACAGTCATAGATCCCGTGCATATGTCTTTTCAACATCCAGGGAACAGGTGGATCTACCGTTGGCGGTGGTCTTCGCAGCACTCCGGAGACACGGAGCCCGACCACTCCGATCcatggaggcggaggcggaggcggtcTTGGCGGTAGCGCTGCCGCTAGCAGTGACGACCTGGGCTTTGGCCGTCTTGGCGGTGACGACCTCCGCGGTGCTCGATGATCCTTGTGTGGTGATGATGCTTGAGATGACTTGTGTGTGGtgatgatcatttagatgacttgtgTGCTTCTCTATATGCTTATGCTTATGTTGGTTGTGATGATGTTCATTTAGAGACTTGTGTGTGATGATGCTTATGCATATATTGTTGTGATGGTGCCGGATGATATCTCGTTGTGTTTTATATGTCTATCCCATCATATATATCTGCTGATATGTGCTGCTATTTGAATTGAATTGATctgaaaacaaacagaaaaaagaaaaaaaaagcaaaagcaaactatgccgacggctaggccgtcggcatagggctaCCGTGAGCTCCCAGTAGCTGACACGtggcacctatgccgacggcctagccgtcggcttCGTTTAAAAACtgtgccgacggctaggccgtcggcataggcgccCACGTGTCAGCTACTGGGAGCTCTGTATGAAggactatgccgacggcctggccgtcggcttagtttcaaattatgccgacggccaggccgtcggcatagacctGGTCCTAGAGCAGCGGCTGGTCGCCACGTGGCACACCTATGCCGACGgtctagccgtcggcatagtttttGACTAAGCCGACGGTTAGGCCGTCGGCATAGTGGTGCCACGTGGCGACCGTTCGTTGGGCAGACTTGACGGCGGCCGCCGTTAGGCGTGATAGTTGCCGACggccagggccgtcggcatagatgtacggcccccgtcggcgtatcatatatgccgacggcttttctatgccgacggcctccCTGGCTGTGCCGACGCATATGTTGCCGACGGCCCTATGCCGAcgagggccgtcggcataggcctatCCCGACGGGACtcaggcctatgccgacggccctggccgtcggcatagggggcGATTCCGGTAGTGCGCCTCACGGAGCCACCTCGCGCAGTCACGCGGCCGGGGTTGGTTCATGTGGAAGGTTCTCCTCCCCGGCGCCGCGGTGCTCGCCGCGCTGAGCCGGCGCGAGGTGGTGCCCTACACCAACCGCGCCCACTAGGTGCTCTTGTCGCCGTCGAGTGAGCGCAGggtcggcgaagccctgctgggcGGTCTGAACAAGAAGCGGGGCGACATGATCCTCGGCCCGGCGGATCCCCGCACCATTCGGGTGTGCCGCGTTGCCTCCGACATGATCCACGGGCTGCCCCGTGCATTCCCTCCCTCCGGTCCGACTACGAGGCGGCTGCAGACGACGGAGCACACCGGCGACATCAACTGGCATGTCACCGTGATGAGGCAGGACGCTATCAACTCCTACAGCCTGGCCGGCGGTCAGATCGTACTCGAGACCGACGAGGAGATTGCCGTGGTTATCGCCCACGAGGTAAGTTTTCCTAGCTAGCTAGCTACGTACTACTCCAGGCAATCCAACAATGTATGTATTGTTTCTGCATGTTTTGGCAAAAGTTTCTCAAAGATTGCCATACGTGGTCGATCGATGCATGTAGGCTGGACACGCCGTGGCACGTCATCACACCGACCTCGCCAATGTGGTGACAACAATTCCGTTACTCCACAAGCTACTGCCCTTCTCACGAAGGTATATATGCATGAATGCTTACGTGTTTATTCATCACATTTTTTGCATTAACACACTAAGTACAGTAATTAATACTAGTAGTAGTTGTGTCTAATTTCCTTAAACGGATCGGAGCAAATTCTCCTTAAAAAGCGTCATTATTCTGTATGGACATGACATTAATTAATTGAAGCTTGCATTGCACCAATTCCTAGTTAAGCTGCAGATTAAGCTCATGCATGTGTGTTG
Coding sequences within it:
- the LOC125540692 gene encoding YTH domain-containing protein 1-like, producing MEYTRQETMAWHQRLYEHQVQRDSQMQQAFQDMAAGRCPQFPPAQCPPAQPVLMSFEEFVAQNAGPSPGTGGSTVGGGLRSTPETRSPTTPIHGGGGGGGLGGSAAASSDDLGFGRLGGDDLRGAR